The following are encoded in a window of Bordetella genomosp. 10 genomic DNA:
- a CDS encoding ABC transporter permease: MTLSATSPEAGAVPATAPPTLARRLVNGRPAAIAVLILLCMALLAVLAPWLHTMDPMQLDPAQRLKGISAAHWLGTDAYGRDVYSRVVYGARVSLVVGLGAALASVALGLAIGVLAGYFRWIDAVVMRIMDGMMAIPGVLLAIALIALSGASLATVLAAITIPEIPRVVRLVRGVILSVRHEPYVEAALSLGTRPAKLMLRHLVPNTLAPLVVQGTYVFASAMITESILSFLGAGVPPEVASWGNIMADGRSYFQLIPGLVLYPGVLLSLTVLSVNILGDAMRDALDPRMARRM; encoded by the coding sequence ATGACGCTATCCGCGACTTCCCCCGAGGCCGGCGCCGTCCCGGCCACGGCGCCGCCGACGCTGGCGCGCCGGCTGGTCAACGGCCGGCCCGCCGCGATCGCGGTCCTGATCCTGCTGTGCATGGCGCTGCTCGCCGTGCTGGCGCCCTGGCTGCACACCATGGATCCGATGCAGCTCGACCCCGCGCAACGCCTGAAAGGCATCTCCGCGGCCCACTGGCTGGGCACCGACGCCTATGGGCGCGACGTGTATTCCCGGGTGGTGTACGGCGCCCGCGTGTCGCTGGTCGTCGGCCTGGGCGCCGCGCTGGCCAGCGTGGCGCTGGGGCTGGCGATCGGCGTGCTGGCCGGCTACTTCCGCTGGATCGACGCGGTGGTCATGCGCATCATGGACGGCATGATGGCCATCCCGGGCGTGCTGCTGGCCATCGCCTTGATCGCGCTCTCCGGCGCTAGCCTGGCCACGGTGCTGGCGGCGATCACCATCCCCGAAATCCCGCGCGTCGTGCGCCTCGTGCGCGGCGTGATCCTGAGCGTGCGCCACGAGCCCTATGTCGAGGCCGCGCTGTCGCTGGGCACCCGGCCGGCCAAGCTGATGCTGCGTCACCTGGTGCCGAACACGCTGGCGCCGCTGGTGGTCCAGGGCACCTATGTGTTCGCCTCCGCGATGATCACCGAATCGATCCTGAGCTTCCTGGGCGCGGGCGTGCCGCCGGAGGTGGCGTCGTGGGGCAACATCATGGCCGACGGCCGTTCCTACTTCCAGCTCATTCCAGGGCTGGTGCTCTATCCCGGCGTGCTGCTGTCCCTGACCGTGCTGAGCGTCAACATCCTGGGCGACGCCATGCGCGACGCGCTCGATCCGCGCATGGCGCGCCGCATGTGA